Proteins from one Arthrobacter sp. Soc17.1.1.1 genomic window:
- a CDS encoding ABC transporter ATP-binding protein produces MTDITPAGSAPAQPENPDAPLLEVRNLAVTFRTTHGEVHAVEDASFSLKRGSALAIVGESGSGKSTTAMACIGLLPGNGRVTSGSILFEGQDLATLPEAKMRAIRGRAIGLVPQDPMSNLNPVTKIGTQVAETLLVHGMATKKNVKQRVIEVLTAAGLPDAGERAKQYPHEFSGGMRQRALIAIGLACQPRLLVADEPTSALDVTVQRTILDQIESMTEQLGTSVLLITHDLGLAAERASQLVVMHRGRVVETGPAEQLLNDPQHPYTQSLVRAAPSVAAVRLRPGAFTADAASRLKLAEAVFAEHEAEHAGGHDGAHAGGHGHDAAHAPSGAHAATSSSDRAAGPAGAAGIDAASGVTGRAAHGAPPNIVEIRDLTKIYKRRGSKEDFYAAKNVTLDVPRGQTVAIVGESGSGKTTTARMLLKLIEPTSGTMTFDGMDVATLDKAQLSDFRQRVQPIFQDPYSSLNPMFTIERIVEEPLNAYHRGSKKERAARVRELMDQVSLPQNALRRYPAELSGGQRQRVAIARALALQPELIVCDEPVSALDVLVQAQILKLLGDLQSELGLSYLFISHDLAVVRLISDYVCVMKDGELVEAASSEEVFQNPRHPYTRRLLASIPGNELNIDEELAS; encoded by the coding sequence ATGACGGACATCACTCCTGCCGGTAGCGCGCCCGCCCAGCCCGAGAACCCCGATGCACCCCTGCTCGAGGTGCGGAACCTGGCGGTGACCTTCCGGACCACCCACGGCGAGGTCCACGCGGTCGAGGACGCGAGTTTCAGCCTCAAGCGCGGCAGCGCCCTGGCGATCGTGGGCGAGTCGGGCTCGGGCAAGTCGACGACGGCGATGGCCTGCATCGGCCTGCTGCCCGGTAACGGGCGGGTGACCTCGGGCAGCATCCTGTTCGAGGGCCAGGATCTCGCGACCCTGCCGGAGGCGAAGATGCGCGCCATCCGTGGCCGGGCGATCGGCCTCGTGCCCCAGGACCCGATGTCCAACCTGAATCCGGTGACGAAGATCGGCACGCAGGTCGCCGAGACGCTCCTGGTCCACGGCATGGCCACCAAGAAGAACGTCAAGCAGCGCGTCATCGAGGTCCTGACCGCCGCCGGGCTGCCCGACGCCGGCGAGCGCGCCAAGCAGTACCCGCACGAGTTCTCCGGCGGTATGCGGCAACGGGCCCTCATCGCGATCGGCCTCGCCTGCCAGCCGCGGCTCCTCGTCGCCGACGAGCCGACGTCGGCCCTCGACGTCACGGTGCAGCGCACCATCCTCGACCAGATCGAATCGATGACGGAGCAGCTCGGCACGTCGGTGCTCCTCATCACGCACGACCTCGGCCTCGCCGCCGAGCGCGCCTCGCAGCTCGTGGTCATGCACCGCGGGCGCGTGGTCGAGACCGGGCCGGCCGAGCAGCTGCTCAACGATCCGCAGCACCCCTACACGCAGTCCCTCGTCCGCGCGGCTCCCAGCGTCGCCGCGGTGCGCCTGCGGCCCGGCGCGTTCACCGCGGATGCCGCGTCGCGCCTCAAACTGGCCGAGGCGGTCTTCGCAGAGCACGAGGCGGAGCACGCCGGTGGGCACGACGGTGCGCACGCCGGTGGACACGGCCACGACGCCGCGCACGCGCCGTCGGGTGCCCACGCCGCGACGTCGTCGTCGGACCGGGCGGCAGGGCCGGCCGGGGCGGCAGGGATCGATGCGGCGTCCGGGGTCACGGGCAGGGCGGCCCACGGCGCTCCCCCGAACATCGTGGAGATCCGCGACCTCACGAAGATCTACAAGCGGCGCGGCAGCAAGGAGGACTTCTACGCGGCGAAGAACGTGACGCTGGACGTCCCGCGTGGGCAGACCGTCGCGATCGTCGGCGAGTCCGGCTCGGGCAAGACCACCACGGCGCGGATGCTGCTGAAGCTCATCGAGCCGACGTCGGGCACCATGACGTTCGACGGCATGGACGTGGCCACGCTCGACAAGGCGCAGCTCTCCGACTTCCGCCAGCGCGTGCAGCCCATCTTCCAGGATCCGTACTCGTCCCTGAACCCCATGTTCACGATCGAGCGCATCGTCGAGGAACCACTCAACGCCTACCACCGCGGCTCGAAGAAGGAGCGTGCGGCGCGGGTCCGTGAGCTGATGGACCAGGTCTCCCTTCCGCAGAACGCCCTGCGGCGCTACCCGGCGGAGCTCTCGGGCGGGCAGCGGCAGCGCGTCGCGATCGCACGGGCGCTCGCCCTGCAGCCCGAACTGATCGTGTGCGACGAGCCCGTGTCCGCGCTCGACGTGCTGGTGCAGGCGCAGATCCTCAAGCTCCTCGGTGACCTGCAGTCCGAGCTGGGGCTGAGCTACCTGTTCATCTCCCACGACCTCGCCGTGGTGCGCCTCATCTCGGACTACGTGTGCGTGATGAAGGACGGCGAGCTCGTGGAGGCCGCCAGTTCCGAGGAGGTCTTCCAGAACCCGCGGCACCCGTACACGCGCCGGTTGCTCGCCTCCATCCCGGGCAACGAGCTGAACATCGACGAGGAGCTCGCCTCCTGA
- a CDS encoding DUF5996 family protein: MSEQHGTPSTPSTPSTGTAGGMMTADGERDAWPRLRVADWQDTQATLHMWLQVVGKIRMAHAPLVNHWWQVPLYVTPRGLGTSAIPYRAGMFDLEVDVVAHRLLVRSSSGEDRSVPLEPQSVARFHERTMAALSDLGIEAPIRPVPTEVDPAVPFAEDHHHTSYDPGAVTAFWRQLVQAERVLTRFRAEFLGKVSPVHFFWGAMDLACTRFSGRPAPLHPGGAPNCADWVMQEGYSHELSSCGFWPGGGEEGAFYSYAYPEPEGYRDAVIGVEGAFYSDGFRQFLLPYEAVRTAADPDATLLEFLRATYRAAATTGSWDPDLLIDPHRLDRHTRSAR, from the coding sequence ATGAGCGAGCAGCACGGCACGCCCAGCACGCCCAGCACGCCCAGCACGGGCACGGCAGGCGGCATGATGACGGCGGACGGGGAGCGGGACGCCTGGCCCCGGCTGCGCGTCGCGGACTGGCAGGACACGCAGGCGACCCTGCACATGTGGCTGCAGGTGGTCGGCAAGATCCGCATGGCGCACGCGCCGCTGGTCAACCACTGGTGGCAGGTGCCGCTGTACGTGACGCCGCGGGGACTCGGCACGTCCGCGATCCCGTACCGCGCGGGCATGTTCGACCTCGAGGTCGACGTCGTCGCGCACCGCCTGCTCGTCCGCAGCAGCTCCGGCGAGGACCGCAGCGTGCCCCTCGAGCCGCAGTCCGTCGCCAGGTTCCACGAGCGGACCATGGCGGCGCTGTCGGACCTGGGGATCGAGGCGCCCATCCGGCCCGTGCCCACGGAGGTGGACCCCGCCGTCCCTTTCGCCGAGGACCATCACCACACGTCCTACGATCCCGGCGCGGTGACGGCGTTCTGGCGGCAGCTCGTCCAGGCCGAGCGTGTGCTCACGCGGTTCCGCGCCGAGTTCCTCGGCAAGGTGAGCCCCGTGCACTTCTTCTGGGGAGCCATGGACCTCGCCTGCACGCGTTTCTCGGGCCGACCCGCACCTCTGCACCCCGGCGGCGCTCCGAACTGCGCCGACTGGGTCATGCAGGAGGGCTACTCGCACGAGCTCTCCAGCTGCGGATTCTGGCCCGGAGGCGGCGAGGAGGGCGCCTTCTACTCGTACGCGTACCCGGAGCCCGAGGGCTACCGTGACGCCGTGATCGGCGTCGAGGGCGCCTTCTACAGCGACGGGTTCCGCCAGTTCCTCCTGCCCTACGAGGCCGTGCGCACCGCGGCGGACCCTGACGCCACCCTGCTCGAGTTCCTGCGCGCCACCTATCGCGCCGCCGCGACCACGGGCTCCTGGGACCCCGATCTGCTGATCGATCCGCATCGCCTCGACCGACACACGCGGTCGGCGCGGTAG
- a CDS encoding ABC transporter permease: MSAILPPAAGGSAAPTDPAVDTGGGTGLWKDAFLRLRRNPQAIVGAVIIGLFLLVAVLAPILAPYGGNELPGRTSITPTTIPGPGQIEGFPLGLDRFGGDVLSKLMWGAQASLLIGVVSTALGLAGGMLLGILAGGLGGWVDNVIMRFVDILLSVPNLLLAVSIAAVLGQSSYAIMIAIGVSQIPIFARLLRSSMLSQRGADYILAAQTLGLSRRTITMSHLLPNSMGPVIVQATLTLATAVIDAAALSFLGLGGGLPQAAEWGRMLTYAQAELAVAPQLAFLPGACIAITALGFTLLGESLREALDPKTRRK, from the coding sequence ATGAGTGCCATCCTGCCTCCCGCCGCCGGCGGTTCAGCGGCCCCCACCGATCCCGCGGTCGACACCGGGGGAGGGACCGGACTGTGGAAGGACGCGTTCCTCCGCCTCCGCCGGAACCCGCAGGCGATCGTGGGCGCCGTCATCATCGGACTGTTCCTGCTCGTGGCCGTCCTCGCCCCGATCCTCGCGCCGTACGGCGGCAACGAGCTCCCGGGCCGTACCTCCATCACGCCCACCACCATCCCGGGCCCCGGGCAGATCGAGGGCTTCCCCCTCGGGCTCGACCGTTTCGGCGGGGACGTCCTGAGCAAGCTGATGTGGGGCGCCCAGGCCTCGCTCCTGATCGGCGTCGTCTCGACGGCGCTCGGCCTCGCGGGCGGCATGCTGCTCGGCATCCTTGCCGGCGGCCTCGGCGGCTGGGTGGACAACGTCATCATGCGTTTCGTCGACATCCTGCTGTCGGTGCCCAACCTGCTCCTCGCCGTCAGCATCGCAGCGGTCCTCGGCCAGAGTTCGTACGCCATCATGATCGCGATCGGCGTCTCGCAGATCCCCATCTTCGCGCGGCTCCTGCGCTCGTCGATGCTGTCCCAGCGCGGCGCCGACTACATCCTGGCGGCGCAGACCCTGGGGCTCAGCCGCCGCACCATCACGATGAGCCACCTGCTGCCGAACAGCATGGGGCCGGTGATCGTCCAGGCCACCCTGACGCTCGCCACCGCGGTCATCGACGCCGCAGCCCTGTCGTTCCTCGGTCTCGGCGGCGGGCTGCCCCAGGCCGCGGAGTGGGGGCGCATGCTCACCTACGCGCAGGCGGAACTCGCGGTCGCACCGCAGCTCGCCTTCCTGCCCGGTGCGTGCATCGCGATCACGGCACTCGGATTCACGCTGCTGGGCGAATCGCTGCGTGAGGCGCTCGACCCGAAGACCCGGCGCAAGTAG
- a CDS encoding ABC transporter permease — protein sequence MLRVIGKRIALLIPTLFGLSILLFLWVRNLPGGPATALLGEKATPEAIARVNELYGFDRPLITQYLTYMGKLLQGDFGVSINTGRPVLEEFATRFPATLELTVVALVFAIGVGIPLGYLAARHYGRFLDHGSVVLSLVGITIPVFFLAFILKYLFAIQWSLLPPDGRQSPRIDATHYTQFYVLDGLLTGEYDAAWDAFLHLILPGLALGTIPLAIIVRITRASVLEVQNADYVRTARAKGLMERTIRGSFILRNAMLPVVTTIGLQLGLLISGAVLTETVFAFNGIGRFLRDAIFGLDYPVLQGFIIFIAILYALINLIVDLSYSVIDPRVRVQ from the coding sequence GTGTTACGCGTCATCGGTAAACGGATAGCCCTGCTCATCCCCACCCTGTTCGGCCTGTCCATCCTGCTGTTCCTGTGGGTGCGCAACCTCCCCGGCGGCCCGGCCACGGCCCTGCTCGGCGAGAAGGCCACCCCCGAGGCCATCGCCCGGGTCAACGAGCTCTACGGCTTCGACCGCCCGCTCATCACCCAGTACCTGACCTACATGGGCAAGCTGCTGCAGGGCGACTTCGGCGTCTCCATCAACACGGGCCGCCCGGTGCTCGAGGAGTTCGCCACCCGGTTCCCCGCGACACTCGAGCTCACCGTCGTGGCCCTCGTCTTCGCGATCGGCGTCGGCATCCCGCTCGGCTACCTCGCCGCACGCCACTACGGCCGGTTCCTGGACCACGGCTCGGTGGTGCTGAGCCTCGTCGGGATCACCATCCCGGTGTTCTTCCTGGCCTTCATCCTCAAGTACCTGTTCGCCATCCAGTGGTCCCTCCTGCCGCCCGACGGCCGGCAGAGCCCCCGCATCGACGCCACCCACTACACGCAGTTCTACGTGCTGGACGGCCTGCTGACGGGCGAGTACGACGCCGCCTGGGACGCCTTCCTGCACCTGATCCTGCCCGGCCTGGCGCTCGGCACCATCCCGCTCGCGATCATCGTCCGGATCACGCGTGCGTCGGTCCTCGAGGTGCAGAACGCCGACTACGTCCGCACCGCGCGGGCGAAGGGCCTCATGGAGCGCACCATCCGGGGCAGCTTCATCCTGCGCAACGCCATGCTGCCCGTCGTCACCACGATCGGCCTGCAGCTCGGCCTGCTCATCTCGGGGGCGGTGCTCACCGAGACGGTGTTCGCGTTCAACGGCATCGGCCGGTTCCTGCGCGACGCCATCTTCGGCCTCGACTACCCCGTGCTCCAGGGCTTCATCATCTTCATCGCGATCCTCTACGCACTGATCAACCTGATCGTCGACCTGTCCTACTCCGTCATCGACCCGAGGGTGCGTGTGCAATGA